One Bufo gargarizans isolate SCDJY-AF-19 chromosome 3, ASM1485885v1, whole genome shotgun sequence DNA segment encodes these proteins:
- the QTRT2 gene encoding queuine tRNA-ribosyltransferase accessory subunit 2 isoform X1 — translation MMKLAVSKVTGSARRGVITSLGQTGEKTLEVPGCLLYTRTASPPHLTHDTLKSIDGVPPVTHVTLSTLAEHQEVLEEYKEGIRKFSGLSDTLLYCSINDPVTPGPPGYNTNKTVSVWGSGGRLELTPQKFVSLQSALKVDWIQSLSDGEVMAEGGSRKRAKKSVDRSLAFLDECLKLMSENEDLKQKVVIGAIEGGDLQEERLRSARETAKRPVSGFLLDGFQGSSVNPEAKLNLISAVTAELPEDKPRIIHGIGRPDEVMDCIERGVDLFDSTFPYEVTERGCALCFTHQYQPDPETAGEPPHPVLDKEELTNGGETEDPEIDCPKITSYEICLKEKRFREDFRPLLQGCTCYCCRHHSRSYVHHLLTSKELLAGILLMIHNFQHYFSFFRSVREAMSDGKFHDLKEIIRRQASREPPPRDSADVQI, via the exons ATGATGAAGCTGGCGGTCAGTAAGGTCACAGGCAGCGCTCGCCGTGGGGTCATTACCAGTTTGGGTCAGACCGGTGAGAAGACACTGGAGGTCCCGGGCTGCCTGCTGTACACACGGACggcatctcctcctcatctaacCCATGATACCCTGAAGAGCATTGACGGCGTCCCTCCCGTGACCCACGTCACCCTGTCCACACT GGCAGAACATCAGGAAGTCctggaggaatataaggagggGATCAGGAAGTTTTCTG GTTTATCAGACACTTTACTCTATTGCTCAATAAATGACCCCGTTACCCCGGGCCCCCCGGGATACAACACCAATAAG ACCGTGTCCGTCTGGGGATCTGGGGGGCGGTTGGAACTGACGCCCCAGAAGTTCGTCTCCTTGCAGAGCGCCCTGAAGGTAGACTGGATCCAGAGCCTGTCTGATGGCGAGGTGATGGCCGAGGGCGGCTCCAGGAAGAGGGCGAAGAAGTCGGTCGACCGCTCGCTGGCATTTCTGGATGAATGTCTCAAGCTGATGTCGGAGAATGAG GATCTTAAGCAGAAGGTTGTGATCGGCGCCATCGAGGGAGGAGACCTCCAGGAAGAGAGGCTGAGGTCAGCGAGAGAGACGGCCAAGAGACCCGTCAGCGGCTTCCTGCTGGACGGCTTCCAGGGGAGCAGTGTGAACCCCGAGGCCAAGCTGAACCTCATCTCAGCGGTCACTGCAGAGTTACCAGAGGACAAGCCGCG GATCATCCATGGCATCGGGCGGCCGGATGAGGTGATGGACTGCATTGAGCGCGGCGTGGATCTGTTTGACAGCACTTTCCCGTATGAAGTGACCGAGAGAGGCTGCGCCCTGTGCTTCACCCACCAGTACCAGCCGGACCCCGAGACTGCAGGTGAACCTCCGCACCCCG TCCTCGATAAGGAGGAGCTGACTAATGGGGGGGAGACTGAGGATCCTGAGATCGACTGCCCCAAGATCACCTCCTATGAGATCTGCCTGAAGGAGAAACG GTTTCGTGAAGACTTCAGGCCGCTGCTCCAGGGCTGCACGTGTTACTGCTGCCGCCACCACAGCCGCTCCTACGTCCATCACCTGCTGACCTCCAAGGAGTTACTGGCCGGGATCCTCCTCATGATACATAACTTCCAGCACTACTTCAGCTTCTTCCGATCCGTGCGCGAGGCGATGAGTGATGGAAAGTTCCATGACTTGAAGGAGATAATCAGGAGGCAAGCGTCCCGAGAGCCGCCCCCTCGCGATTCCGCTGATGTACAAATATAA
- the QTRT2 gene encoding queuine tRNA-ribosyltransferase accessory subunit 2 isoform X2, with translation MMKLAVSKVTGSARRGVITSLGQTGEKTLEVPGCLLYTRTASPPHLTHDTLKSIDGVPPVTHVTLSTLAEHQEVLEEYKEGIRKFSGLSDTLLYCSINDPVTPGPPGYNTNKTVSVWGSGGRLELTPQKFVSLQSALKVDWIQSLSDGEVMAEGGSRKRAKKSVDRSLAFLDECLKLMSENEDLKQKVVIGAIEGGDLQEERLRSARETAKRPVSGFLLDGFQGSSVNPEAKLNLISAVTAELPEDKPRIIHGIGRPDEVMDCIERGVDLFDSTFPYEVTERGCALCFTHQYQPDPETAVLDKEELTNGGETEDPEIDCPKITSYEICLKEKRFREDFRPLLQGCTCYCCRHHSRSYVHHLLTSKELLAGILLMIHNFQHYFSFFRSVREAMSDGKFHDLKEIIRRQASREPPPRDSADVQI, from the exons ATGATGAAGCTGGCGGTCAGTAAGGTCACAGGCAGCGCTCGCCGTGGGGTCATTACCAGTTTGGGTCAGACCGGTGAGAAGACACTGGAGGTCCCGGGCTGCCTGCTGTACACACGGACggcatctcctcctcatctaacCCATGATACCCTGAAGAGCATTGACGGCGTCCCTCCCGTGACCCACGTCACCCTGTCCACACT GGCAGAACATCAGGAAGTCctggaggaatataaggagggGATCAGGAAGTTTTCTG GTTTATCAGACACTTTACTCTATTGCTCAATAAATGACCCCGTTACCCCGGGCCCCCCGGGATACAACACCAATAAG ACCGTGTCCGTCTGGGGATCTGGGGGGCGGTTGGAACTGACGCCCCAGAAGTTCGTCTCCTTGCAGAGCGCCCTGAAGGTAGACTGGATCCAGAGCCTGTCTGATGGCGAGGTGATGGCCGAGGGCGGCTCCAGGAAGAGGGCGAAGAAGTCGGTCGACCGCTCGCTGGCATTTCTGGATGAATGTCTCAAGCTGATGTCGGAGAATGAG GATCTTAAGCAGAAGGTTGTGATCGGCGCCATCGAGGGAGGAGACCTCCAGGAAGAGAGGCTGAGGTCAGCGAGAGAGACGGCCAAGAGACCCGTCAGCGGCTTCCTGCTGGACGGCTTCCAGGGGAGCAGTGTGAACCCCGAGGCCAAGCTGAACCTCATCTCAGCGGTCACTGCAGAGTTACCAGAGGACAAGCCGCG GATCATCCATGGCATCGGGCGGCCGGATGAGGTGATGGACTGCATTGAGCGCGGCGTGGATCTGTTTGACAGCACTTTCCCGTATGAAGTGACCGAGAGAGGCTGCGCCCTGTGCTTCACCCACCAGTACCAGCCGGACCCCGAGACTGCAG TCCTCGATAAGGAGGAGCTGACTAATGGGGGGGAGACTGAGGATCCTGAGATCGACTGCCCCAAGATCACCTCCTATGAGATCTGCCTGAAGGAGAAACG GTTTCGTGAAGACTTCAGGCCGCTGCTCCAGGGCTGCACGTGTTACTGCTGCCGCCACCACAGCCGCTCCTACGTCCATCACCTGCTGACCTCCAAGGAGTTACTGGCCGGGATCCTCCTCATGATACATAACTTCCAGCACTACTTCAGCTTCTTCCGATCCGTGCGCGAGGCGATGAGTGATGGAAAGTTCCATGACTTGAAGGAGATAATCAGGAGGCAAGCGTCCCGAGAGCCGCCCCCTCGCGATTCCGCTGATGTACAAATATAA